The following coding sequences are from one Leptospira stimsonii window:
- a CDS encoding succinate:quinone oxidoreductase — translation MDLKAGYLRSSIGRKTLVAVTGLVYFGFVVAHMLGNLQIFLGQEKINAYGQALRDIAPLLWVARIILIVSFIIHVYYAITLSIENKKARPVPYSKQNTVQATLASRTMALTGLLILSFLTYHLLHFTLGVTNPDHFAMTDSKGRHDVFTMVILGFQNPIVSGSYIVAMVLLASHISHGVASVFQTLGLSTPSLSGKIKAGAILFALIIFIGNTSIPLSILLGYVHP, via the coding sequence ATGGATTTAAAGGCTGGATATCTCCGGTCTTCCATCGGGAGAAAAACTCTCGTGGCAGTAACCGGACTTGTTTATTTCGGCTTTGTTGTTGCTCATATGCTGGGGAATCTTCAGATCTTCCTCGGACAAGAAAAAATCAACGCATATGGCCAAGCACTTAGGGACATCGCCCCCCTTCTCTGGGTAGCCAGAATCATTCTGATCGTAAGCTTTATCATTCACGTCTACTACGCGATAACGCTCTCTATTGAAAACAAAAAGGCTCGTCCCGTTCCCTACTCAAAACAGAATACGGTTCAGGCAACTTTAGCTTCTCGAACCATGGCTCTTACGGGTCTTTTGATTCTTTCCTTTCTCACCTATCACCTTCTTCATTTCACGTTAGGCGTAACCAATCCGGATCATTTTGCGATGACCGATTCCAAGGGAAGACACGACGTCTTTACGATGGTCATACTCGGTTTTCAGAATCCGATCGTATCCGGTTCTTATATCGTCGCGATGGTCTTACTCGCGTCCCATATCAGCCACGGCGTCGCTAGTGTTTTTCAAACCTTGGGCTTGAGCACTCCTTCCTTGAGTGGAAAGATCAAAGCTGGAGCGATCCTTTTTGCTCTGATCATTTTCATAGGCAATACTTCTATCCCGCTTTCGATTTTGCTGGGATACGTTCACCCGTAA
- a CDS encoding DUF309 domain-containing protein, which translates to MKFDPEIVAIFDVITETSDPEKTVDFAYQNGERLFREGKYFEAHEVFEFQWKKDFGPRKLFLQGIIQLSVSLHKIFVKPNGRGARMQAEKAKEKLETILRSPVLSEVGRRETLDLLSSLDKILNLFDGDELLVEKVSTFSIPSLPKDWRELFRVHP; encoded by the coding sequence TTGAAATTTGACCCGGAAATCGTAGCCATTTTCGACGTGATCACCGAAACATCCGATCCTGAAAAAACAGTGGACTTCGCTTATCAAAATGGTGAAAGACTTTTCCGGGAAGGAAAATACTTCGAGGCACACGAGGTTTTCGAATTTCAATGGAAAAAGGATTTCGGACCGCGGAAACTATTTTTACAAGGAATCATACAGCTTTCCGTTTCCCTACATAAGATTTTTGTCAAACCGAACGGACGCGGCGCCAGAATGCAAGCCGAAAAAGCGAAGGAGAAGTTGGAAACGATTTTACGTTCTCCCGTGTTAAGCGAAGTGGGCAGACGAGAAACGTTAGACTTGCTTTCCTCTTTGGATAAAATTTTGAATCTTTTCGACGGAGACGAACTTTTGGTAGAAAAAGTTTCTACTTTCAGTATTCCAAGCCTTCCCAAAGACTGGCGAGAATTATTTAGGGTGCATCCATGA
- the lepA gene encoding translation elongation factor 4 has product MNVQQKFIRNFSIIAHIDHGKSTLADRLLEIGHVTNDRTKKDQILDSMDIERERGITIKANNATFDYLAEDGHTYTMNLLDTPGHVDFTYEVSRSLKACEGVLLIVDASQGVEAQTLANLYLAMEQDLAIVPVMNKIDLPAADVEKTKIQIEESLGLDADKAVAISAKTGLNVKAVLEEITKQIPAPQGDPDGPLKALIYDSYFDPYMGVVIKIRVFDGRIKKGDRFLIMSTGKDFTVNEVGINRITLTPTESLGAGEVGYLIAGIKKVSDAKTGDTITLFSNPTKESIPGYKEAKPMVFSGLYPINGEQFDELVDAIEKLKLNDAALVFEKESSMALGFGFRVGYLGLLHMEIVQERLEREFNLDLITTAPSVKYIIRKKNGEVEEVDNPSRFPDPIAMESTEEPYVKATIITPNEYVGNIMALANDKRGIQLDTVYLTQDKVQLTYELPLAELIFEFYDKLKSFTRGYASLDYEPSGYKVSQLVKMDILVNAEPVDALSMIVHRSKAEQRGREIIEKLKDLIPRHQFMIPIQAAVGGKILARESISALRKNVTAKCYGGDITRKKKLLEKQKEGKKRMKQIGNVEIPQEAFLAVLKTSN; this is encoded by the coding sequence ATGAATGTTCAACAGAAATTTATTCGTAACTTTTCCATCATTGCCCATATCGACCACGGGAAATCCACTCTGGCTGACAGACTTTTAGAGATCGGTCACGTAACAAACGATAGAACGAAAAAAGACCAGATTTTGGATTCCATGGATATCGAAAGAGAAAGGGGAATCACGATCAAGGCCAATAACGCGACCTTTGATTATCTTGCGGAAGACGGTCATACGTATACGATGAATCTCTTGGATACTCCCGGACACGTTGATTTCACGTACGAAGTCTCTCGTTCTCTCAAGGCGTGCGAAGGCGTTCTTCTGATCGTAGACGCAAGTCAGGGAGTGGAAGCGCAGACTCTCGCGAATCTCTATCTCGCGATGGAACAAGATCTCGCGATCGTCCCCGTGATGAATAAGATCGATCTTCCGGCCGCCGATGTGGAAAAAACGAAAATTCAAATCGAAGAAAGTTTGGGGCTCGATGCGGACAAAGCTGTCGCAATCTCTGCAAAGACAGGACTCAACGTAAAGGCCGTCCTGGAAGAAATTACAAAACAAATCCCCGCGCCTCAAGGAGATCCGGACGGACCTCTGAAGGCACTCATCTATGATTCTTATTTCGATCCTTATATGGGAGTCGTCATCAAGATTCGGGTGTTCGATGGAAGAATTAAGAAGGGTGATCGTTTTCTCATCATGAGCACCGGAAAAGATTTTACCGTCAACGAAGTAGGAATCAATCGTATCACTCTCACCCCAACCGAAAGTTTGGGAGCGGGAGAAGTGGGTTATTTGATCGCGGGAATCAAAAAAGTTTCCGATGCAAAGACGGGAGACACGATCACACTTTTTTCCAATCCGACAAAGGAATCGATCCCCGGTTACAAAGAAGCGAAGCCAATGGTTTTCTCCGGACTCTATCCGATCAACGGGGAACAATTTGACGAACTCGTGGACGCGATTGAAAAACTCAAACTCAACGACGCCGCCCTCGTTTTTGAAAAAGAAAGTTCCATGGCGCTCGGTTTCGGATTTCGCGTGGGATATCTCGGTCTTCTTCACATGGAAATTGTCCAGGAACGTTTAGAGAGAGAATTCAATCTCGATTTGATCACGACGGCTCCTTCCGTAAAATACATCATTCGAAAAAAGAACGGGGAAGTCGAAGAGGTGGACAATCCTTCTCGTTTTCCGGATCCGATCGCAATGGAATCCACGGAAGAACCCTACGTAAAAGCGACGATCATTACTCCGAACGAATATGTCGGAAATATAATGGCACTCGCCAACGACAAACGAGGAATTCAACTCGACACGGTCTATCTGACTCAAGACAAGGTTCAGTTGACTTACGAACTTCCTCTTGCGGAACTTATATTCGAATTTTATGATAAACTCAAGTCCTTTACGAGAGGCTACGCGTCTCTGGACTACGAACCTTCCGGTTATAAGGTATCTCAACTCGTAAAGATGGATATCCTCGTAAACGCCGAGCCAGTGGACGCTCTTTCTATGATCGTCCATCGATCCAAAGCGGAGCAAAGAGGGAGAGAAATCATTGAGAAGTTAAAGGATCTCATTCCGAGACATCAGTTTATGATCCCGATCCAAGCCGCGGTCGGAGGAAAAATTCTTGCGAGAGAAAGTATTTCCGCACTTCGTAAAAATGTTACTGCGAAGTGTTATGGCGGAGACATCACTCGGAAGAAAAAACTTTTAGAGAAACAGAAAGAAGGGAAAAAGCGGATGAAGCAGATCGGAAACGTGGAAATTCCGCAAGAGGCGTTCTTGGCGGTTTTGAAAACGAGTAATTAG
- a CDS encoding succinate dehydrogenase/fumarate reductase iron-sulfur subunit: MDLKLKVWRQKSGEEKGKIVDYDAKDISPNMSFLEMLDVVNEELIVKGEEPIAFEHDCREGICGSCNLMINGQAHGPHQGVTTCQLHMRSFKDGDTVYVEPWRAKAFPVLKDLVVDRSAFDRIIQAGGFVSINTGGAPDANALPIPKVDADIAMDAATCIGCGACVASCKNASAMLFVSAKITHLGLLPQGKVEQKERVKKMINAMDKEGFGNCTNQYECEAVCPKSIKRDFIRTMNKDFILS; encoded by the coding sequence ATGGATCTGAAACTCAAAGTCTGGAGACAAAAGAGCGGAGAAGAAAAGGGAAAAATCGTAGACTACGACGCAAAGGATATTTCCCCGAACATGTCTTTCTTGGAGATGTTGGACGTAGTCAACGAAGAACTCATCGTCAAAGGAGAAGAACCGATCGCTTTCGAACACGACTGTAGAGAAGGAATCTGCGGTTCTTGTAACCTGATGATCAACGGACAAGCTCACGGACCTCACCAGGGTGTGACCACTTGCCAACTTCATATGCGCTCCTTCAAAGACGGAGATACCGTTTACGTGGAACCTTGGAGAGCGAAGGCTTTCCCTGTTCTCAAAGACCTCGTCGTGGATCGAAGTGCGTTTGATAGAATCATTCAAGCGGGCGGGTTCGTAAGCATCAACACCGGCGGCGCTCCGGACGCAAACGCATTACCGATTCCTAAAGTAGATGCCGATATCGCAATGGATGCGGCCACTTGTATCGGTTGCGGCGCTTGTGTCGCTTCTTGTAAGAATGCAAGCGCGATGCTTTTCGTCTCTGCAAAGATCACCCACCTCGGCCTTTTACCACAAGGAAAAGTGGAACAAAAAGAACGTGTGAAAAAGATGATCAACGCGATGGACAAAGAAGGTTTTGGAAACTGCACAAACCAATACGAGTGTGAGGCGGTTTGTCCAAAATCGATCAAGAGAGATTTTATCCGGACCATGAACAAGGATTTTATCCTTTCTTAA
- a CDS encoding alpha/beta fold hydrolase, translated as MSEIESGFFQSGGYNLSYKIHKNGKENALLLFHGFQDASDTFLYQFPFLSQHFDIYRFDYRGHGDSDWLREGNYHFIQTLVDVKTFISSFLPEKFHILGHSMGGGIGARFAGIYPERIKSLVCLEGFMSLQSPEFEKKRLKAWLDTIENNEVGTKDRKNKTFSSIDEVASRLKPVYPKLDSSKIRDLAEYLTKKTDHGYQWKNDPLYKRGFPFVFSPFLTRHLWESIDSPTLIIYGKETHLMPENREEILSHFKHLEYIEMENAGHNMHHDQPELLVELLSAFYKKHDLISNP; from the coding sequence ATGAGCGAAATCGAAAGCGGATTTTTTCAATCAGGTGGTTACAATCTCTCTTATAAAATTCATAAGAACGGAAAAGAAAACGCGCTCCTTCTATTTCACGGATTTCAAGACGCGTCGGACACTTTTCTCTATCAATTTCCATTCTTATCGCAACATTTCGATATATATCGTTTTGATTATAGAGGTCACGGTGATTCCGATTGGCTTCGGGAAGGAAACTATCATTTTATCCAGACCCTCGTTGACGTAAAAACGTTTATCTCTTCTTTTCTCCCGGAAAAGTTTCATATTTTAGGACATTCGATGGGCGGGGGAATCGGAGCGCGTTTTGCCGGAATTTATCCGGAAAGAATCAAAAGTCTTGTTTGTCTCGAAGGATTCATGTCCCTTCAATCGCCTGAATTCGAAAAAAAAAGACTAAAAGCTTGGTTGGATACGATTGAAAACAACGAAGTTGGGACGAAGGATAGAAAGAATAAAACGTTTTCGAGCATAGACGAGGTCGCGTCCCGACTCAAGCCCGTATATCCGAAACTGGATTCTTCCAAGATTCGTGATCTTGCGGAGTATCTTACAAAAAAGACGGATCATGGCTATCAATGGAAAAACGATCCCTTATACAAACGCGGGTTTCCTTTTGTGTTCTCTCCTTTTTTGACTCGTCATCTTTGGGAATCGATCGATTCGCCGACTTTGATCATTTACGGAAAGGAAACTCATCTGATGCCGGAAAACAGGGAAGAAATCCTTTCTCACTTTAAACATCTGGAATATATCGAGATGGAAAACGCGGGTCATAACATGCATCACGATCAACCGGAATTATTGGTGGAATTGTTAAGCGCATTCTATAAAAAACACGATCTGATTTCCAATCCTTAA
- a CDS encoding 1-aminocyclopropane-1-carboxylate deaminase, with amino-acid sequence MRNAELFVARDDTLAMGMGTKLRKFFGIHSTLEKSKTKNVILQGELHSNALSAFSFFFRNFGYQIETIAYVRNRERTTANSIFVKRNSHSLEVFHSRKEWKERMDRIPVKKEGKFLLPEYGFLSEASNSLDTLWEGISFSQFDFLVLDIGSGLTWLSANRYFQNSIPILGISVGLPKGKMISWLEEKKEFLGHTEYEIAEERILEFRSSQGFGFKDIRILEYCKEFYAEYDIPIEPLYSGKSLFEIQRRCESGELKGKVLYLHQGGLWNFLDLFLPSQKNL; translated from the coding sequence ATGCGAAATGCTGAGCTTTTTGTCGCGCGGGATGATACCCTTGCTATGGGTATGGGGACTAAGCTTCGTAAGTTTTTCGGAATTCATTCTACATTAGAAAAATCCAAAACTAAGAATGTGATTCTACAAGGTGAATTGCATAGCAATGCCTTATCGGCCTTCTCGTTTTTCTTTCGAAATTTCGGGTATCAGATCGAAACGATTGCTTACGTGAGAAATCGAGAACGGACAACCGCTAATTCCATATTTGTAAAAAGGAATTCTCATTCTTTAGAGGTTTTTCATTCCCGAAAAGAATGGAAGGAGAGGATGGACAGGATTCCCGTAAAAAAAGAAGGAAAGTTTTTGTTGCCTGAGTATGGATTTTTATCTGAAGCTTCGAATTCTCTTGATACTCTTTGGGAAGGGATTTCTTTTTCGCAATTTGATTTTTTGGTTTTAGACATTGGTTCGGGTTTAACTTGGTTGTCCGCAAATCGTTATTTTCAAAACTCCATTCCGATCCTTGGGATCTCCGTAGGTCTTCCAAAGGGAAAGATGATTTCCTGGTTGGAAGAAAAGAAAGAATTTTTGGGACATACCGAATATGAGATTGCAGAAGAACGGATTTTAGAATTTCGGAGTTCTCAAGGTTTTGGTTTCAAGGACATAAGAATTTTAGAATATTGTAAAGAATTTTACGCGGAATATGATATTCCGATCGAACCACTCTATTCGGGAAAATCTTTGTTTGAAATTCAACGGAGGTGCGAATCGGGAGAACTCAAGGGTAAGGTTTTGTATCTTCATCAAGGTGGACTCTGGAATTTCTTGGATCTTTTTCTTCCTTCCCAAAAGAATCTCTAA
- a CDS encoding fumarate reductase/succinate dehydrogenase flavoprotein subunit has protein sequence MSLDSKIPSGSIEQKWSNHKADIKLVNPANKRKFNIIVVGSGLAGASASATLAELGYNVKTFCFQDSPRRAHSIAAQGGINAAKNYQNDGDSVHRLFYDTVKGGDFRAREANVHRLAEVSVNIIDQCVAQGVPFAREYGGHLANRSFGGAQVSRTFYAKGQTGQQLLLGAYSALSRQIGLGAVKMYPRTEMVELIVVDGHAKGIVVRDLVTGKLSTHMADAVVLGSGGYGNVFFLSTNAKGCNVTATWKAHKKGAFFANPCYTQIHPTCIPVSGDHQSKLTLMSESLRNDGRIWVPKNKGDKRNPADIPESERDYYLERKYPSYGNLSPRDIASRAAKEACDAGLGVGESGQGVYLDFADSIKRLGEPKIRDRYENLFQMYEQITGENPYKQPMRIYPAVHYTMGGLWVDYNLMSNLPGLFVIGEANFSDHGANRLGASALMQGLADGYFILPYTIGNYLAGVGFNSHPKEDHPEAKKALSDAEETTKKFLSIKGKRTVDSFHRQLGKLMWDKCGMARNDKGLKEALAEIPKIREEFWQNVNVPGSGNDLNQSLEKAGRVADFLEFGELLCLDALTREESCGGHFREEYQEEGEAKRNDDKFCHATAWEFNGVGKKPTEHREKLEFENVHLATRSYK, from the coding sequence ATGAGTTTAGATTCTAAAATTCCAAGCGGCTCCATTGAACAAAAATGGTCCAATCACAAAGCCGATATCAAATTAGTAAACCCCGCTAATAAAAGAAAATTCAATATCATCGTAGTCGGTTCCGGTCTTGCGGGCGCTTCGGCTTCGGCGACTCTCGCGGAACTCGGTTACAACGTAAAAACGTTCTGCTTCCAAGACAGCCCTCGAAGAGCTCATAGTATCGCGGCTCAGGGTGGAATCAACGCGGCGAAGAACTACCAAAACGACGGAGACTCCGTTCACAGATTGTTCTACGACACAGTAAAAGGTGGGGACTTCCGGGCAAGAGAAGCGAACGTGCATCGTCTCGCTGAAGTTTCGGTAAACATCATCGACCAGTGTGTCGCACAAGGTGTTCCTTTCGCAAGGGAATACGGCGGACACTTAGCAAACCGTTCTTTTGGTGGAGCTCAAGTTTCCAGAACCTTCTACGCGAAAGGTCAAACCGGACAACAACTTTTGTTAGGAGCGTATTCGGCTCTTTCTCGTCAGATCGGACTCGGCGCCGTCAAGATGTATCCAAGGACCGAAATGGTGGAGCTCATCGTCGTCGACGGTCACGCAAAAGGAATCGTGGTTCGTGACTTAGTCACGGGAAAACTTTCCACTCACATGGCGGACGCGGTTGTTCTCGGAAGCGGCGGATACGGAAACGTATTCTTTCTTTCCACAAACGCGAAAGGTTGTAACGTAACCGCGACTTGGAAGGCCCACAAAAAGGGAGCATTCTTTGCTAACCCGTGTTATACACAAATTCACCCGACTTGTATTCCGGTTTCCGGAGATCATCAGTCCAAGTTGACTCTGATGTCCGAGTCTCTCCGAAACGACGGAAGAATCTGGGTTCCCAAAAACAAAGGCGATAAAAGAAATCCAGCGGATATCCCTGAGTCGGAAAGAGATTATTATCTCGAAAGAAAATATCCGAGTTACGGAAACCTTTCTCCAAGAGACATCGCGTCTCGCGCGGCGAAAGAAGCCTGCGACGCGGGACTTGGAGTGGGAGAATCCGGACAAGGTGTCTATCTGGACTTCGCGGATTCGATCAAACGTCTCGGCGAACCGAAGATCCGAGATCGTTACGAAAACCTCTTCCAAATGTATGAACAAATCACCGGCGAGAACCCTTACAAACAGCCGATGAGAATCTATCCAGCCGTTCACTACACGATGGGCGGACTCTGGGTGGACTACAATCTTATGAGTAACCTTCCCGGGCTTTTTGTAATCGGAGAAGCGAACTTCTCGGATCACGGAGCAAACCGTCTTGGAGCTTCCGCTCTGATGCAAGGACTCGCGGACGGATATTTCATTCTTCCTTATACGATCGGAAATTATCTCGCGGGAGTCGGATTCAATTCTCATCCGAAAGAAGATCATCCTGAAGCGAAGAAAGCGCTTTCCGATGCGGAAGAAACCACGAAAAAATTTCTTTCCATCAAAGGGAAAAGAACCGTGGATTCATTCCATAGACAACTCGGAAAACTCATGTGGGACAAGTGCGGAATGGCGCGTAACGACAAAGGGTTGAAAGAAGCGTTAGCCGAAATCCCTAAGATCCGAGAAGAATTCTGGCAAAACGTAAACGTTCCGGGTAGCGGAAACGACCTAAACCAATCGCTTGAAAAAGCAGGAAGAGTCGCGGATTTCTTAGAATTCGGAGAACTCCTCTGCCTCGACGCACTCACAAGAGAAGAATCTTGCGGTGGTCACTTCCGAGAAGAATACCAAGAAGAAGGAGAAGCGAAACGGAACGACGATAAATTCTGTCACGCAACGGCTTGGGAATTCAACGGAGTCGGAAAAAAACCAACCGAACACAGGGAGAAGCTGGAGTTCGAAAACGTTCACCTCGCTACAAGGAGTTATAAATAA
- a CDS encoding nuclear transport factor 2 family protein, whose product MTSYKKIIENYLKLLSDFHLERKEFEAILHPEIEQIEYPNALTKSITVRRFEDLMRRMPAGKNLLKEQTFQIRQSLEKENTAVVEADWGATVRTDLGPFRENQNLKAYFCMIFEFKDNKIYRQKNYDCFEPFG is encoded by the coding sequence ATGACATCCTACAAAAAAATCATAGAGAACTATCTCAAGCTCCTTTCCGACTTCCATTTAGAACGAAAAGAATTTGAAGCGATCCTCCATCCGGAAATAGAACAAATTGAATATCCGAATGCGCTAACAAAATCAATCACGGTAAGGCGATTCGAAGACTTGATGAGGAGAATGCCGGCAGGAAAAAATCTACTGAAAGAACAAACCTTTCAAATCAGGCAATCTCTGGAAAAAGAAAATACGGCAGTCGTAGAAGCGGATTGGGGAGCGACGGTTCGGACCGATCTAGGACCTTTCCGAGAAAACCAAAACTTAAAAGCGTATTTTTGTATGATCTTTGAATTTAAGGACAATAAGATCTATCGTCAAAAGAATTACGATTGTTTCGAGCCATTTGGATAA
- a CDS encoding LA_0442/LA_0875 N-terminal domain-containing protein, with protein sequence MEILLKQTRYFSFLLIVLFFFSQSIWSAQTILLKNGTSLKGDVTGQNEKNITVRLTDGSVKTISKKTILKVVYRDVNEEEATRIRQEEEKKLKEAKSADEKKQIEDEAIVAKPDFKGPRSGDRNRWNLVWRSAVLPGWGHYKAERKNTAYVYGALFWTGFVATYVAAQKVTQTKADYDQASLNAQVFGGNSPLLAGQILTNGKRDDYKKAIDDYQKISTATVILYLIQLGHVYYTGISWEDEDVALTPQGTILKKGLQMDSMREFPSSQIGANSSLGWRAEAKYNWFF encoded by the coding sequence ATGGAGATCCTTTTGAAACAAACAAGATACTTCTCTTTTCTTCTGATCGTTTTGTTTTTCTTTTCTCAATCGATTTGGAGTGCGCAGACAATTCTCCTAAAAAATGGAACATCACTCAAAGGGGACGTGACGGGGCAAAACGAAAAGAATATTACGGTTCGCCTAACGGACGGTTCCGTAAAAACCATTTCGAAAAAGACGATTTTGAAAGTGGTGTATCGGGACGTGAATGAAGAAGAAGCAACGCGGATCCGTCAAGAAGAGGAAAAAAAATTGAAGGAGGCAAAATCCGCCGATGAAAAAAAACAAATCGAAGACGAAGCGATCGTGGCGAAGCCGGACTTCAAAGGGCCTCGATCCGGGGATCGAAATCGTTGGAATCTTGTTTGGCGATCGGCCGTATTGCCCGGCTGGGGACACTACAAAGCCGAAAGAAAGAACACTGCCTATGTTTACGGGGCTCTTTTTTGGACGGGATTTGTCGCCACCTATGTTGCCGCTCAGAAAGTAACGCAAACCAAGGCGGATTATGATCAGGCTAGTTTGAACGCGCAGGTTTTCGGTGGAAATAGTCCTCTTTTGGCAGGTCAGATTCTTACAAATGGAAAGAGGGATGATTATAAAAAGGCAATAGATGATTATCAAAAAATCTCCACTGCGACTGTCATTCTTTATCTGATCCAACTCGGTCACGTTTATTATACGGGAATTTCCTGGGAAGATGAGGATGTGGCTTTGACTCCGCAAGGAACGATCCTTAAGAAAGGCTTGCAGATGGATTCCATGAGAGAGTTTCCTTCCTCGCAGATCGGTGCCAACTCGAGCCTTGGCTGGAGAGCAGAGGCTAAATACAATTGGTTTTTTTAA
- a CDS encoding aldo/keto reductase: MNPSDPFQTLYQKSVRKGSATPEATKEYSERSPLQKKYKSGENLLNPYFTFRGRTLSRIAFGCYRVGLESPEHKKALELSFQEGFNVVDTSSNYGNGESESLLGRVLGEKIDRGELKREEVFIVTKSGYIQGRNLQIVSELEKKNQEFPEITYYQEGCYHCIHPAFLEDQLIRSLKRLGLETVDVFLLHNPEYFLMDREKHNVPKIKAKEEYYKRVKNAFLFLEEKRKEGKIQFYGISSNTFPENPEKYTATSLLKVLEIAIEVQTELGLEESGFAVVQFPANLLESGFLDRKFEGKSLIDIIEANQLLPLVNRPLNAISSQGSIFRLSYDPKESQDEVLKNIKNKLNDVYSWEEEFLKLLPPGSDKYTFRTVTEPYLDQFQNQDHLSQFLERTVIPIMQQLIAQIETIAGGQKQTEYIDRLNDALPLLERYVHFHNIQNSHLLYEKIVKFYPQYKGWNLSGTALHLLHSSLKEGVVLLGMRKENYVRDAEGSFDGPMTKIQEKDWKQFEI; the protein is encoded by the coding sequence ATGAATCCATCCGATCCATTCCAAACTCTCTATCAAAAATCTGTTCGCAAAGGAAGTGCAACTCCCGAAGCGACGAAAGAATATTCCGAACGATCCCCGCTTCAAAAAAAATACAAGTCGGGTGAGAATCTTCTGAATCCCTATTTCACCTTTCGCGGAAGAACTCTCTCGAGAATCGCCTTCGGATGTTATCGTGTGGGACTTGAATCTCCCGAACATAAGAAGGCGCTCGAACTTTCTTTTCAAGAGGGTTTTAACGTCGTCGATACTTCATCCAATTATGGAAACGGCGAAAGCGAAAGTCTGCTCGGTCGCGTTCTCGGAGAAAAAATCGATCGGGGAGAATTGAAACGAGAAGAAGTTTTTATCGTAACAAAATCCGGTTATATCCAAGGGAGAAATCTACAGATCGTTTCCGAACTTGAAAAGAAGAATCAAGAATTTCCGGAAATCACGTATTACCAAGAAGGCTGTTATCACTGCATTCATCCCGCATTTTTGGAAGATCAGCTTATACGTTCCCTCAAACGACTCGGCTTGGAAACGGTGGATGTTTTTCTGCTTCACAATCCAGAGTATTTTCTTATGGATCGAGAAAAGCATAACGTTCCCAAAATAAAGGCCAAAGAAGAATATTATAAAAGAGTGAAGAACGCTTTTCTTTTCCTCGAAGAAAAAAGGAAGGAAGGGAAAATTCAATTCTATGGAATTTCCTCCAATACCTTTCCCGAAAATCCCGAGAAATATACGGCGACTTCCTTACTCAAAGTTTTGGAAATCGCAATAGAAGTGCAGACGGAACTTGGTTTAGAAGAATCCGGTTTTGCGGTCGTTCAGTTTCCGGCCAATCTTTTGGAAAGTGGATTCTTGGACCGGAAGTTCGAAGGAAAGTCATTGATCGATATCATAGAGGCGAATCAACTCCTTCCTTTAGTCAATCGACCGCTCAATGCGATCTCGAGTCAGGGGAGCATCTTTCGTCTTTCCTACGATCCGAAAGAAAGTCAGGACGAGGTCTTAAAGAATATAAAAAATAAATTGAATGATGTGTATTCTTGGGAGGAAGAATTCTTAAAACTACTTCCTCCCGGCTCCGATAAATATACCTTTCGAACCGTGACGGAACCGTACTTGGATCAATTTCAAAATCAGGATCATCTCTCGCAATTTTTGGAAAGAACGGTGATTCCCATCATGCAACAACTGATCGCTCAGATCGAAACGATTGCCGGAGGTCAAAAACAAACCGAATACATCGATAGACTGAACGACGCGCTTCCTCTTCTGGAACGTTATGTTCATTTTCACAATATTCAGAACTCGCATCTGCTCTATGAAAAAATCGTAAAGTTCTATCCTCAGTATAAGGGTTGGAATCTTTCCGGAACGGCTTTGCACTTGCTCCATTCTTCCTTGAAGGAAGGGGTCGTCCTTTTGGGGATGAGAAAAGAAAATTACGTTCGGGACGCGGAAGGTTCGTTTGACGGTCCGATGACGAAGATTCAGGAAAAGGATTGGAAGCAGTTTGAAATTTGA